One window of the Leptospira broomii serovar Hurstbridge str. 5399 genome contains the following:
- a CDS encoding molybdopterin-dependent oxidoreductase, with protein sequence MAENESYQTTCSYCGVGCGIIVQKSGPNEISVKGDPEHPANKGMLCSKGLNLHYTAMDRSDRLLYPMVRKDRNSNLERITWDSALSNIAARFRKIIAEHGPDSVGFYVSGQLLTEEYYIINKLTKGFLGTNNIDTNSRLCMSSAVVGYKMALGEDSVPISYDDIELADCFLIAGANPAWCHPILFRRIEARKNADPSVKTIVVDPRKTETSEDADLHLQIRPGSDISLFHAIARVLIENEWIDYQFILKHTEGFEELKSKVFESTLDEAAEDCGIPSEQIIEAAGLIARSKGFLSLWAMGLNQSVVGVNKNLALLNLSLITGKIGKPGSGPFSLTGQPNAMGGREVGGLCNLLPAHRNLNDPEHRREVADFWGVPDIQSKPGFSATEMFENLRNGKMKAIWIVCTNPTVSMPDARAVEAGLRASELVIVQDISKDSGAIPFADFVLPAAGWVEKQGTMTNSDRRITYLPKIMDPPGEAIADTWIIRDFAREMGYTSSFSYESEEDVFLEHSQLTKGTRIDISGLDYSILKENRSVQWPYPHKDHGGTPRLFTDHIFYRPGGKAKLSDVKAEDPSEKTTPDYPLILTTGRIRDQWHTMTKTGKVRKLKEHRKEPNLEIHPDDALTRNISDGQVVEIKNIRGSVRVKASVTESIKQGVVFLPMHWGRMNGNDESRANNLTSSNYDPFSKQPGFKVSAVEVRPYKKVKEKILIIGGGNGSLSFLKHYRTLVPDDEITVICKEEHPFYNRILLPDLISGEKNFTQLMGVEPEEIESWNINLFSSTSVLEISREGKKVKDSVGNLHSYNKLIIATGSSPSIPKFVNPDLEGVFSLRAKEDAERIKGFFVRDSHALIVGGGLLGLELAAALRAVGVNVTVLVRADRLMSKQLDKVACDILKEEIEAKGIRIIFNAEISRITGVPRVDKVKLSDGSTLEPDGIVFAVGTSPNLKVIQGTDLKIGSGLRVNEYLQTSDPDIYAIGEVAEHDSGMYGTVAATEEQAKIAANHIYGYKVNSYSGSLHTNILKIPGLDLISLRLPEVIMENDGSEYEEIIFLDRKRKKYKKCIIKGDKLVGAILIGDKNRFSEFKAMIASGMELGDKRESLLGDSRPLKPIEGTLVCSCNGVGSGNIETEIQKGILTVEGIGVNTGAGTGCGSCRPEISRIIKGRSPIISPVAE encoded by the coding sequence GTGGCCGAAAATGAATCCTATCAAACAACATGTTCCTATTGCGGAGTAGGCTGTGGAATAATCGTTCAAAAGAGCGGTCCGAATGAAATAAGCGTAAAGGGCGATCCGGAGCATCCTGCAAATAAGGGAATGCTTTGCTCAAAAGGATTGAATTTGCATTATACCGCGATGGATCGCTCGGATCGTTTACTCTATCCGATGGTAAGAAAGGATAGAAATTCGAATCTAGAACGAATCACTTGGGACTCGGCGCTCTCGAACATTGCCGCTAGATTTCGCAAGATAATCGCGGAACACGGCCCGGACTCCGTCGGATTCTACGTATCAGGACAGCTATTAACCGAAGAATATTATATTATAAATAAATTAACTAAAGGATTTTTAGGCACAAATAATATCGATACGAATTCTAGGCTTTGCATGAGTTCGGCCGTCGTAGGCTATAAGATGGCATTAGGGGAAGATAGCGTTCCGATAAGTTACGACGATATCGAATTGGCCGACTGCTTTCTGATAGCCGGAGCGAATCCTGCCTGGTGCCATCCTATCTTATTTCGAAGAATAGAGGCCAGAAAAAACGCGGATCCGTCCGTAAAGACGATCGTAGTCGACCCTAGAAAAACGGAAACCTCCGAAGACGCCGATTTGCATCTTCAAATTCGTCCGGGTTCGGATATATCCTTGTTCCATGCGATTGCTAGAGTTCTAATCGAGAACGAATGGATTGATTATCAGTTTATTCTTAAGCATACCGAGGGTTTTGAAGAGCTGAAGTCGAAAGTCTTCGAGTCGACTTTGGACGAGGCTGCGGAAGATTGCGGCATTCCGTCGGAACAAATTATAGAAGCAGCTGGATTGATCGCTCGATCCAAAGGGTTCCTTTCCCTCTGGGCAATGGGATTGAATCAGAGCGTGGTCGGCGTAAATAAGAATCTGGCTTTATTGAATCTTTCGCTAATAACCGGCAAAATCGGTAAACCCGGATCGGGGCCCTTTTCATTAACGGGGCAACCGAACGCCATGGGTGGAAGAGAGGTGGGAGGTCTTTGCAATTTATTGCCCGCCCATCGAAATTTGAACGATCCTGAACATAGGCGGGAAGTGGCGGATTTTTGGGGAGTCCCTGATATTCAAAGTAAGCCGGGATTTAGCGCCACCGAAATGTTCGAAAATCTTCGAAACGGAAAAATGAAGGCGATTTGGATCGTTTGCACCAATCCGACCGTCAGCATGCCCGACGCTAGAGCGGTAGAAGCAGGCTTACGCGCATCCGAGCTAGTAATTGTTCAAGATATTTCAAAAGATTCCGGCGCAATTCCCTTTGCGGATTTTGTTTTACCTGCGGCAGGTTGGGTTGAGAAACAGGGCACGATGACTAACTCGGATCGTCGGATCACATATCTGCCTAAAATTATGGACCCGCCGGGCGAAGCAATCGCGGATACTTGGATTATTCGCGATTTTGCGCGCGAAATGGGTTATACATCATCTTTTTCTTATGAATCGGAGGAGGACGTTTTTTTAGAGCATTCTCAACTTACGAAAGGAACAAGGATCGATATATCGGGTTTGGATTATTCCATACTAAAGGAAAATCGTTCCGTTCAATGGCCCTATCCCCATAAAGATCACGGAGGCACCCCTCGTCTTTTTACGGATCATATATTTTACAGACCGGGCGGAAAGGCTAAATTATCGGATGTAAAAGCCGAAGATCCGTCCGAAAAAACGACACCGGATTATCCGTTAATACTTACCACCGGGAGAATTAGGGACCAATGGCATACGATGACTAAAACCGGAAAGGTGCGTAAATTAAAGGAACATCGAAAGGAACCTAATTTAGAGATTCATCCTGACGATGCGTTAACTAGAAATATCTCCGACGGACAAGTCGTAGAGATAAAAAATATTCGAGGTAGTGTTCGGGTAAAAGCTTCGGTCACCGAATCGATCAAGCAGGGCGTCGTCTTCTTGCCGATGCACTGGGGAAGAATGAACGGCAATGACGAATCGAGAGCCAATAATCTTACCAGTTCCAATTATGATCCTTTTTCCAAACAACCCGGATTTAAGGTATCCGCAGTCGAAGTAAGACCTTATAAAAAAGTAAAAGAGAAAATTCTAATTATCGGAGGAGGAAACGGAAGCTTATCCTTTCTCAAGCATTACCGAACCTTGGTCCCCGACGACGAAATTACGGTCATCTGCAAAGAGGAACATCCTTTCTATAATAGGATTCTATTACCTGACTTAATCAGCGGGGAGAAAAATTTCACCCAATTGATGGGCGTAGAGCCCGAAGAAATCGAGTCTTGGAACATAAATTTGTTCTCTTCGACCTCCGTTCTCGAGATTTCTCGGGAAGGAAAAAAAGTAAAAGATTCGGTAGGAAATCTTCATTCGTATAATAAACTTATCATCGCGACTGGGAGCTCTCCTTCGATACCGAAATTCGTAAATCCTGATCTGGAAGGCGTCTTTAGTCTGAGAGCCAAGGAGGATGCGGAGAGAATCAAGGGTTTTTTCGTGCGAGATTCTCACGCTTTAATCGTCGGAGGAGGTTTACTCGGATTGGAGTTGGCGGCGGCGCTTCGTGCTGTAGGCGTCAACGTAACTGTTTTAGTTAGAGCCGATCGATTGATGTCCAAGCAATTAGATAAGGTTGCCTGCGATATTCTAAAAGAAGAGATAGAGGCAAAAGGAATCCGAATTATTTTCAATGCAGAAATCTCTAGAATCACGGGCGTTCCTAGAGTGGACAAGGTAAAACTAAGCGACGGATCGACTTTGGAGCCGGATGGTATCGTCTTTGCCGTAGGAACTTCTCCCAACTTGAAAGTAATCCAAGGAACCGATCTTAAAATAGGATCCGGATTGAGAGTGAACGAGTATTTACAAACCAGCGATCCCGATATTTATGCGATCGGAGAAGTCGCAGAACACGACTCGGGAATGTATGGAACCGTTGCTGCGACCGAAGAGCAGGCTAAGATTGCTGCGAATCATATTTACGGATATAAGGTAAATTCTTACTCCGGATCGTTGCATACGAATATCCTGAAAATCCCGGGACTCGACTTGATCTCTCTAAGACTACCGGAAGTAATCATGGAAAATGACGGCTCCGAATACGAAGAAATTATTTTTCTCGATCGCAAACGAAAAAAATATAAGAAATGCATTATCAAAGGAGATAAGTTGGTTGGAGCGATTCTAATCGGTGACAAGAATAGATTTTCTGAATTCAAGGCGATGATCGCTTCCGGAATGGAACTCGGAGATAAACGAGAATCGCTTTTGGGAGATTCCCGGCCTTTAAAACCGATAGAAGGTACGCTTGTCTGCTCTTGTAACGGCGTTGGTAGCGGAAATATAGAAACCGAAATTCAGAAAGGAATTCTTACGGTGGAAGGAATCGGCGTAAACACGGGAGCCGGGACGGGATGCGGAAGTTGTCGACCGGAAATTTCAAGAATCATAAAAGGGAGATCCCCGATTATCTCTCCGGTGGCCGAGTAG
- a CDS encoding LexA family protein, giving the protein MLKTTLYAGYPADGPEEQGSKLDLLSFSESDIGRKIFATVKGDAWVDFGIQDKDRLLIDRNKEAKDGSIVIVYSKGEYLLRAVSKILDQIFINEPGENPSCISLELSGLRILGVVTGVIHWV; this is encoded by the coding sequence GTGCTAAAAACGACTCTTTATGCGGGATATCCTGCAGACGGTCCGGAGGAGCAAGGCAGTAAACTCGATTTATTGAGTTTCTCCGAATCGGATATCGGAAGAAAAATCTTCGCAACGGTGAAGGGGGATGCTTGGGTAGATTTCGGAATTCAAGATAAGGACCGATTATTGATCGATCGGAATAAAGAAGCGAAAGACGGGTCCATTGTCATAGTATATAGCAAAGGGGAGTATCTTCTTAGAGCCGTATCAAAAATTCTAGATCAAATCTTTATAAACGAACCCGGCGAAAATCCTTCTTGCATTTCTTTAGAATTAAGCGGACTCAGAATTTTAGGAGTCGTTACGGGGGTCATTCATTGGGTGTGA
- the nirB gene encoding nitrite reductase large subunit NirB yields the protein MNKRKLVIIGNGMVGHRFAEKLVEFGGADKFEITILGEEPRRAYDRVHLSEYFSNRSVEDLYLCKADWYRANGIRLLLSEPAISIDIVRRLVTTSSGTELQFDELVFATGSAPFVPNFEGIDKKGIFVYRTIEDLERILEYGKGIKRAAVLGGGLLGLEAAKALVDMGKDTHVVEFATRLMPRQLDEAASSILKQRIEELGVTIHLEKQTEKAAGEPAIKELKFIDGSSLEIDMLVVSAGIRPRDELARKSGIITGERGGIIIDDELRANVYGVYAIGEVALHRNFIYGLVAPGYEMAEALAYNLCSPHHTPKSYSGSDLSTKLKLIGVDVASFGDALGQAEHIPIVFKNPRSGVYKKLVISLDGKQLLGGILVGDVKAYGNLLSLYLNRMELPEEPETLIVGSVSSENLFGADSLPEEAKICSCNNVSKGDILHAIREKNCTDIASLKECSKAGTGCGGCIPQVNSILKTELKAQGKVITEHVCEHFKYSRQELFQIIKVKGLKSFTDVIKEAGKGNGCEICKPAVASILASIWNEPIIKHREIQDTNDKYLANIQKGGTYSIVPRIPGGEITPEKLIQIGEIAKKYDLYCKITGGQRIDLLGAKMDQLPEIWKDLVEKGFESGHAYGKAMRTVKSCVGSTWCRYGVQDSTAFAIRIEERYRGIRAPHKIKSAVSGCIRECAEARGKDFGVIATEKGWNLYVGGNGGVNPKHAILFAEDLDEDTCLRYIDRFLMFYIRTADKLMRTSTWLEQLEGGVDYLKDVIINDRLGINSQLESEMDSLVDTYVCEWKDVVEDQEKQKKFKHFVNSQNSDSSVRFVEERGQKRPVSHRNLDLTAVK from the coding sequence ATGAATAAACGGAAGTTAGTAATCATTGGAAACGGGATGGTCGGCCATCGCTTTGCGGAAAAGCTGGTCGAATTCGGCGGAGCGGATAAATTCGAGATTACGATTCTCGGAGAAGAGCCGAGGCGCGCCTACGATCGCGTGCATCTTTCGGAATATTTTTCGAATCGATCGGTCGAAGACTTGTATTTATGCAAAGCCGATTGGTATCGGGCAAACGGAATACGGTTATTGCTTTCGGAACCGGCGATTTCCATTGATATCGTTCGTCGTTTAGTCACTACTTCTTCTGGAACTGAACTGCAATTCGACGAGCTCGTGTTCGCCACCGGATCCGCCCCATTTGTTCCCAACTTCGAAGGGATCGATAAGAAGGGTATTTTCGTTTATAGAACTATCGAAGACTTGGAAAGAATTCTCGAATACGGTAAGGGAATTAAAAGAGCCGCGGTTTTAGGCGGCGGATTACTCGGGTTAGAAGCGGCTAAAGCCCTGGTCGATATGGGAAAAGACACACATGTGGTCGAATTCGCAACCAGGCTAATGCCGCGACAATTGGATGAGGCTGCCTCCTCCATATTGAAGCAAAGAATCGAAGAACTCGGAGTTACGATCCATCTCGAAAAACAAACTGAAAAAGCGGCCGGCGAACCGGCGATTAAAGAATTGAAGTTTATAGACGGTAGCTCTCTTGAAATCGACATGCTAGTAGTTTCTGCCGGGATTCGCCCGAGAGACGAACTTGCTCGCAAGTCCGGAATCATTACAGGCGAACGAGGGGGTATCATCATCGACGATGAGTTGAGAGCGAACGTATACGGAGTTTATGCAATCGGTGAAGTGGCTTTACATCGGAATTTCATCTACGGATTAGTAGCTCCCGGATACGAAATGGCCGAAGCATTAGCGTATAATCTTTGCAGTCCTCACCATACTCCCAAATCTTATTCCGGTTCGGACCTTTCTACCAAGCTAAAATTGATCGGAGTGGATGTCGCTTCTTTCGGGGACGCCCTCGGTCAAGCGGAACATATTCCTATCGTTTTTAAAAACCCAAGAAGCGGTGTATATAAGAAACTTGTAATCTCTCTCGACGGGAAGCAGCTTCTGGGCGGAATCCTAGTCGGGGACGTAAAGGCTTACGGCAACCTTCTTTCTCTGTACTTAAACAGAATGGAATTACCCGAGGAACCCGAGACCTTAATCGTAGGCTCAGTATCCTCCGAGAATCTCTTCGGTGCGGATTCGCTTCCCGAAGAAGCGAAGATATGCTCCTGCAATAACGTTTCAAAAGGAGATATTTTACATGCGATTCGGGAGAAAAACTGCACCGATATAGCCTCCCTGAAAGAATGCTCGAAAGCCGGAACGGGCTGTGGAGGATGTATTCCTCAAGTCAATTCGATTCTTAAAACGGAACTAAAGGCGCAAGGTAAAGTCATTACGGAACATGTTTGCGAACATTTTAAATATTCTCGTCAGGAACTATTCCAAATCATTAAAGTAAAAGGCCTAAAATCATTTACGGACGTTATTAAGGAAGCAGGCAAAGGAAACGGTTGCGAAATATGTAAACCCGCAGTAGCCTCCATTCTTGCAAGTATATGGAATGAACCTATAATAAAGCATAGGGAAATCCAAGACACTAACGATAAGTATCTCGCGAATATCCAAAAGGGAGGAACCTACTCCATCGTCCCGAGAATTCCCGGTGGTGAAATCACGCCTGAAAAATTAATTCAAATAGGTGAAATCGCCAAGAAGTACGATCTCTATTGCAAAATAACCGGTGGACAAAGAATCGATTTACTCGGAGCCAAAATGGATCAACTTCCGGAGATCTGGAAGGACCTCGTCGAAAAAGGTTTTGAGAGCGGACATGCGTACGGCAAAGCAATGCGAACCGTAAAAAGTTGCGTCGGCTCAACTTGGTGCCGTTACGGCGTTCAGGACAGCACTGCGTTCGCCATAAGAATAGAAGAGCGATATCGAGGAATCCGCGCCCCGCATAAAATTAAGTCCGCCGTTTCAGGATGTATTCGTGAATGTGCGGAAGCTAGAGGCAAAGATTTCGGAGTCATAGCTACCGAGAAAGGTTGGAATCTATATGTGGGAGGAAACGGCGGAGTGAATCCGAAGCATGCAATTCTATTCGCCGAAGATTTAGACGAGGACACTTGCCTTCGTTACATCGATCGCTTTTTAATGTTTTATATCCGAACCGCGGATAAACTGATGCGAACTTCGACATGGCTTGAGCAGTTGGAAGGAGGAGTCGATTATTTAAAGGACGTCATTATCAACGATCGATTGGGGATAAATTCTCAACTCGAATCGGAGATGGACAGCCTAGTCGATACTTACGTCTGCGAATGGAAGGATGTGGTCGAGGATCAAGAAAAACAGAAAAAATTCAAACATTTTGTGAATAGCCAAAATTCGGATTCTTCCGTCAGGTTCGTCGAAGAGCGGGGACAAAAACGCCCGGTCAGTCATCGAAATTTGGATTTAACCGCGGTTAAGTAG
- a CDS encoding helix-turn-helix domain-containing protein, which produces MPDLLTDIAFLKTVSVAQLSFLILNFLVRLKGSLQGVLGSLFCVSLIAYFICPLLDNEKLNPILFYAIHIGCFSVTTFFYLFVSSMFSDAFRLKLWHGALFIFINSLCFYIFIVSDIRNDSSPISKILFSLPQLFYLGIVLLALGQVLKDKNIDLMESRREFRVSFVWIAGIYCIFVILMEVVTKNLSYSVVCDFVNSFFITILIFFFSYKLFDFRENIFLIPKNQSLEEGIDENLLEKLLLLMDRERIFLQENLTILNLSRKLNAHEKKVRRLINKGLGYRNFNEFLNHYRIREAAKILVDPSKKEAQVLRIAMDLGYGSLAPFNRAFKEMMGVTPSDFRKRKMTEKN; this is translated from the coding sequence ATGCCCGATTTATTGACAGATATCGCTTTTTTGAAGACCGTGTCTGTTGCGCAGCTATCCTTTCTCATTCTGAATTTTCTGGTTAGGCTTAAAGGGTCTCTTCAGGGAGTTTTAGGCAGCTTGTTTTGCGTTAGTTTAATCGCTTATTTTATCTGTCCTCTCTTGGATAATGAGAAACTGAATCCGATACTATTCTATGCGATTCACATCGGTTGTTTTTCTGTAACGACTTTTTTCTATTTGTTCGTTTCGAGTATGTTTTCGGATGCCTTTCGCTTAAAACTTTGGCACGGGGCGCTCTTTATTTTTATTAATTCGCTTTGTTTTTATATTTTCATAGTTTCCGATATTAGGAACGATTCCTCTCCGATTTCCAAAATCCTTTTTAGCCTACCTCAACTTTTCTATCTCGGGATCGTTCTACTCGCGCTAGGACAGGTTTTAAAAGATAAAAATATAGATTTAATGGAATCCAGGCGTGAATTCAGAGTGAGCTTCGTCTGGATCGCAGGAATATATTGTATATTTGTAATACTCATGGAGGTTGTTACCAAAAACTTAAGCTACTCGGTGGTTTGCGACTTTGTGAATTCCTTTTTTATCACTATACTCATTTTCTTTTTTTCTTATAAACTCTTCGATTTTAGGGAGAACATCTTTCTTATTCCTAAAAACCAATCGCTCGAAGAGGGGATCGACGAAAATCTTCTGGAAAAGTTGCTTCTTTTAATGGATAGGGAACGAATCTTTCTGCAGGAAAATCTGACTATTTTGAATCTTTCTCGGAAGTTGAACGCACATGAAAAGAAAGTTAGAAGATTAATCAATAAAGGTTTAGGTTACAGAAATTTCAACGAATTCTTAAACCACTATAGAATTCGGGAAGCCGCAAAGATTCTAGTCGATCCTTCAAAGAAGGAAGCACAGGTGCTAAGAATCGCTATGGACCTGGGATACGGATCGCTTGCACCTTTCAACCGCGCATTTAAAGAAATGATGGGAGTTACTCCCTCCGATTTTAGAAAACGAAAAATGACGGAAAAAAACTGA
- a CDS encoding helix-turn-helix domain-containing protein, which produces MKADRSSISTIRLTDIYRDSNIPFLQVNRLQNLPSDFVEYYSGHRHDYFAVFFFLKGMGNHRIDFVDYKIEDNSLFFIRPGQVHSWRFDSPVIGYALKFSPEFFTRNSAVRSAIFSFPFFKSGTSRSKIQFRESGTLARDFDRLLMERENGSDEGILFALTQLILLEIKREYEFGWEASDATFELISEFEQILEQNFIRERSTLFYARRLGVSASALNSACKNRLGINAKSVINERIILEIKRLLVHSVNSISEISREVNFSDNAYLSRFFRAQAGVSPERYREENRKVQ; this is translated from the coding sequence ATGAAAGCCGATCGAAGTTCGATATCAACGATTCGATTGACCGATATTTATCGGGATTCTAATATTCCATTCTTGCAGGTTAATCGGCTCCAGAATTTACCTTCTGATTTTGTCGAATATTATAGCGGTCATCGGCACGATTATTTTGCAGTGTTCTTTTTTTTAAAAGGGATGGGCAATCATAGGATCGATTTTGTGGATTATAAGATCGAGGACAATTCGCTTTTCTTCATACGGCCGGGGCAGGTCCATTCTTGGAGGTTTGATTCTCCGGTTATCGGGTATGCATTAAAATTCTCACCCGAGTTCTTTACTAGAAATTCCGCGGTGCGTTCCGCAATTTTCAGTTTCCCTTTTTTCAAATCCGGAACTTCCCGTTCGAAGATACAATTTCGGGAATCCGGAACGTTAGCTCGAGATTTCGATCGCTTACTCATGGAACGGGAAAACGGATCGGATGAAGGAATTCTGTTCGCGCTGACTCAACTCATTTTGCTTGAGATTAAGCGGGAATACGAATTTGGATGGGAAGCTTCCGATGCCACCTTCGAACTTATTTCAGAGTTCGAACAAATTCTGGAACAGAATTTTATTCGGGAAAGATCGACCTTATTTTATGCGAGGCGACTTGGCGTATCCGCCTCCGCTCTAAATTCAGCTTGTAAGAATAGACTCGGGATTAATGCAAAGTCCGTAATTAACGAAAGGATTATATTGGAAATCAAACGTTTATTAGTTCATTCCGTCAATAGCATATCGGAGATTTCTAGGGAAGTTAATTTCTCCGACAACGCTTACTTAAGCCGTTTCTTTCGTGCGCAAGCGGGGGTTTCTCCCGAACGTTATCGGGAAGAAAATCGAAAAGTGCAATAA
- a CDS encoding nitrate/nitrite transporter, whose translation MQKLQQFLRAGHFPTLVSSFLYFDFSFMIWMLLAALGIFLSEEFGLGPAQKGLMVSIPLLGGTLLRIPMGLLSDRFGSKKVALSGMAVTMIPLIWGWQSATSIPEVVCIGLLLGVAGASFAVALPLASRWYPAKYQGLVMGIAGAGNSGSVLATLFAPSLAKAYGWHSVFGLAIIPMSIVFIFFLFTAKDCPGTINRKGILEYFTPIKSRDAVTFCLLYSVTFGGFVGIASFLPIFFYDQYGIEKVTTGLYTSYCIIGASMLRPVGGYLSDKFGGVNVLSLVLLTLSVILIGISYLFPINITLPLFIGLMACLGLGNGSVFQLVPLRFKKDIGVVTGFVGAFGGLGGFLVPNLLGSLKSISGSFATGFVILALITISSAALVFFTNLLIWKKADSNQTELGLEGV comes from the coding sequence ATGCAAAAATTACAACAGTTCCTACGAGCAGGACATTTTCCGACTTTGGTCAGTTCCTTTCTTTACTTCGATTTCAGCTTTATGATTTGGATGTTATTAGCGGCCTTAGGAATTTTTCTATCGGAAGAGTTCGGATTAGGACCCGCTCAAAAAGGTTTGATGGTTTCCATTCCTTTGTTAGGGGGAACACTCTTAAGAATTCCGATGGGTCTACTGTCCGATCGATTCGGTTCCAAAAAAGTAGCTCTTTCCGGGATGGCAGTTACGATGATCCCTCTCATTTGGGGATGGCAGTCTGCAACATCGATTCCCGAAGTCGTATGTATCGGTCTATTATTAGGAGTTGCCGGGGCGAGCTTTGCGGTTGCCCTCCCTCTTGCGAGCCGTTGGTACCCCGCTAAATATCAAGGTTTAGTAATGGGTATTGCAGGAGCCGGTAATAGCGGATCTGTTCTTGCAACCTTATTTGCCCCAAGTTTAGCCAAAGCGTACGGTTGGCATTCAGTATTCGGCTTGGCCATAATACCGATGAGTATCGTGTTCATATTCTTTCTTTTTACCGCAAAAGATTGCCCGGGAACTATTAATCGAAAAGGAATTTTAGAATATTTTACCCCTATTAAGTCAAGGGATGCCGTTACTTTCTGTTTATTATACAGTGTGACTTTCGGCGGCTTTGTAGGAATAGCGAGCTTCCTGCCGATCTTCTTTTACGACCAGTATGGTATCGAAAAAGTTACCACCGGCCTCTACACCTCCTACTGCATTATCGGCGCAAGTATGCTCCGTCCCGTGGGCGGTTACTTATCCGATAAATTCGGCGGGGTAAACGTTCTCAGCCTAGTTCTCCTCACTTTAAGCGTAATATTGATCGGTATTTCATACCTTTTTCCGATCAATATTACGCTTCCATTGTTTATCGGACTAATGGCTTGCCTAGGCTTGGGGAACGGCTCGGTCTTTCAACTCGTTCCTTTACGTTTTAAAAAAGATATCGGTGTAGTAACGGGTTTCGTAGGTGCATTCGGGGGCTTAGGCGGATTTTTAGTTCCGAACTTGCTCGGATCCTTAAAATCCATTTCCGGCAGTTTTGCGACCGGATTCGTAATCTTGGCCCTAATAACGATATCCTCGGCAGCCTTGGTATTTTTTACCAATCTACTGATTTGGAAAAAAGCGGATTCGAACCAAACAGAACTTGGACTGGAAGGAGTTTAA
- a CDS encoding sensor histidine kinase — translation MLFKKIAIIYEDKDYLTKRKALHIFILNAFTLILSTFASILYISKGVRPGYIIIILSSIVSIFLIFTKRFNSAVNVNLIAGLFSVTAGWFFGAKDGNFIFSISTLIIVFLYLSNIRNTILVSIYCLGLLIFKGWVSGNTDKVGIIYFSDTIVMYSLFALISILTVRVIKVYSDEKDILIKEIHHRVRNNLQILSGLIEVQKTELDSELVHHFTEIQNRIFAISKVHNYVYKSGSYLKVDCKVVFHEIISNLISVFSSDIPPPRVEEKIQNINLSVEDAIPLALILNEILLNFIQTHQDSTIVVELEHLDHSYHLRIYDSSIRNQETWEIHNRIGHTLIHLFVRQLKGNLKTDISGQGTSVQLDFSRNVT, via the coding sequence ATGCTCTTTAAAAAAATAGCGATTATTTACGAGGATAAGGACTATCTAACAAAACGAAAAGCGTTGCATATATTTATACTCAACGCTTTCACTTTGATTCTAAGTACGTTTGCCAGTATTCTTTACATAAGTAAGGGAGTTCGCCCCGGTTATATAATTATCATTTTATCTTCGATCGTTTCGATATTTTTGATTTTTACCAAGAGATTCAATTCGGCTGTAAACGTGAATTTAATCGCCGGGCTTTTTTCCGTAACCGCGGGATGGTTTTTCGGGGCTAAGGACGGAAATTTTATCTTTTCCATATCCACCTTAATCATAGTATTTCTATATTTATCGAATATTAGAAATACTATATTAGTTTCGATATATTGTCTGGGGCTTTTGATTTTTAAAGGTTGGGTGTCGGGCAACACGGATAAAGTCGGTATCATATATTTTTCCGACACTATAGTAATGTATTCTCTCTTCGCCCTTATTTCGATTTTGACCGTTCGAGTGATTAAGGTATATTCCGACGAAAAAGATATCCTAATTAAGGAAATTCATCATAGAGTTAGAAACAACCTGCAAATACTTTCCGGTTTGATAGAGGTTCAAAAAACCGAATTGGATTCGGAATTAGTGCATCACTTTACTGAAATCCAAAATAGAATTTTTGCAATTTCGAAAGTGCATAACTACGTGTATAAATCGGGAAGTTATCTTAAGGTGGACTGCAAAGTGGTCTTTCATGAGATCATTTCCAATCTTATATCCGTATTTTCCTCGGATATACCTCCTCCTCGCGTCGAAGAGAAAATTCAAAACATTAATTTATCGGTGGAAGATGCGATTCCTCTTGCCTTAATTCTGAACGAGATTCTATTAAATTTCATTCAGACTCATCAAGATTCGACTATCGTAGTCGAATTAGAGCACCTGGACCATTCCTATCATTTGCGTATTTATGATTCAAGCATAAGAAATCAGGAAACTTGGGAGATTCACAATAGGATCGGACATACCTTGATTCATTTATTTGTTCGCCAGTTAAAGGGAAATTTAAAGACGGATATCAGCGGCCAAGGTACTTCCGTTCAACTTGATTTTTCTAGAAATGTAACCTAA